Proteins from one Pontibacter kalidii genomic window:
- a CDS encoding ATP-dependent nuclease, translating into MKIFKIEIDNYRLLKCFSIDLEKDLSLVIGKNNTGKTSILSVLDKFLCKPDKNRFTVDDFNIDFKNELKTIINAEEALTEEGYTRLGIRLKLFIEYTEVDNLSNISQLMMDLDPDNNVIVLGFEYTMDFAGYSQLRKEYREYEAKQNKKKEEKQQQNQNYKISTLLDFLKLNHTDYFKISKHSLGYDSATKKANESIYIDLNSEKISIADIINFKYISAKRDVTNKDIDKTLSGQTSRIYRRTEASDEQNIAVEDFKDKLSETDTHLSGIYKSLFNNIVKKVRDFGGVKINESEIEIISTLQHRELLEGNTTVVYKHDADNHLPEHYNGLGYMNLISMIFEIEILVHEFEREKEKRPADINLLFIEEPEAHTHPQMQYVFIKNIKRLLGEGIKRKDGEHRDLQYIISTHSACIVADSDFDDIKYLKKENECGVIAKNLKDLKQDYDDTTTQYQFLKQYLTISRAEIFFADKAVLIEGDTERILVPTLMRKVDIEEEKKYAASVDPDAYLPLLSQNISIIEVGAYSQIFEKFIDFLGVKALIITDLDAVDDEGKKCKVALGVDYSNEAIRSFFGDPSFNNLTDFLLTDKIFGKVDGSWVNQVDGKLCVVYQTKENGYNARSFEDAFININKEYIKNNKSSFRGLQHKSHFDNGLGPYELAEKCIKKKTHFALDILFHSDADFSNWEIPSYIKEGLLWLKKD; encoded by the coding sequence ATGAAAATATTTAAAATTGAAATAGATAATTACCGATTATTAAAATGCTTTTCCATTGACTTGGAAAAGGACCTTTCACTAGTTATCGGCAAAAACAATACTGGTAAAACATCTATTCTTTCTGTTCTTGATAAGTTTTTATGTAAACCTGATAAAAACAGATTCACTGTTGACGATTTTAATATTGATTTCAAGAATGAGCTCAAAACTATAATTAATGCAGAAGAGGCTTTAACTGAAGAAGGCTATACACGCTTAGGAATAAGGCTCAAGCTTTTTATCGAATATACAGAAGTAGATAACCTGTCCAATATCAGCCAATTAATGATGGACCTAGATCCAGACAATAATGTTATCGTTCTCGGTTTTGAATATACAATGGACTTTGCTGGGTATTCACAGTTGAGAAAGGAGTACCGCGAGTATGAAGCTAAACAAAACAAAAAGAAGGAGGAAAAGCAGCAACAAAACCAGAACTACAAGATCAGCACTTTACTGGACTTCTTAAAATTGAATCACACAGATTATTTTAAGATAAGTAAACACTCATTGGGGTATGATTCGGCTACAAAAAAGGCAAATGAGAGCATTTATATAGATTTGAATTCTGAAAAAATAAGTATTGCCGATATAATTAACTTCAAATACATCAGCGCCAAGAGAGATGTCACTAATAAAGATATTGATAAGACACTTTCAGGCCAAACATCACGAATATATAGGCGCACCGAGGCTAGTGATGAGCAGAACATAGCCGTTGAAGATTTCAAAGACAAACTAAGTGAAACGGATACTCATCTAAGTGGGATTTACAAGTCTCTTTTTAATAATATAGTAAAGAAAGTTAGGGATTTCGGCGGTGTAAAAATCAATGAATCAGAGATTGAAATTATCTCTACTCTTCAACACCGGGAACTACTTGAAGGGAACACTACTGTAGTTTACAAACATGATGCGGACAATCATCTACCTGAACACTACAATGGTTTGGGCTACATGAACCTCATCAGTATGATCTTTGAAATAGAGATTCTTGTACATGAGTTTGAACGGGAAAAAGAGAAAAGGCCTGCAGACATAAATTTGTTATTTATAGAAGAACCGGAGGCACATACCCATCCTCAGATGCAATATGTTTTCATTAAGAACATAAAAAGACTGTTAGGTGAAGGCATTAAGCGGAAAGATGGAGAGCATAGGGACTTGCAATATATCATAAGCACTCATTCGGCTTGCATTGTTGCAGACAGTGATTTTGACGATATCAAGTATTTGAAAAAGGAGAATGAATGCGGGGTAATTGCTAAGAACTTGAAAGACTTGAAACAGGATTATGATGACACAACTACTCAATATCAATTTCTGAAACAGTACCTAACTATCAGCCGGGCAGAAATATTCTTTGCTGACAAGGCAGTATTAATTGAAGGAGATACAGAACGCATACTTGTTCCAACACTTATGCGAAAGGTGGACATTGAAGAAGAAAAGAAGTATGCAGCATCAGTTGATCCTGATGCATACCTGCCATTGCTTTCTCAAAACATTTCTATTATTGAAGTTGGAGCATATTCTCAAATTTTTGAAAAATTCATTGATTTCTTAGGTGTTAAGGCATTGATCATTACCGACCTTGACGCTGTTGATGATGAAGGGAAAAAGTGTAAAGTAGCTTTAGGCGTTGATTACTCTAATGAGGCAATTAGGTCTTTCTTCGGTGACCCTTCTTTTAATAATCTCACGGACTTTCTTCTTACAGACAAGATTTTCGGTAAAGTTGACGGCTCTTGGGTGAACCAGGTAGATGGAAAGCTTTGTGTTGTGTATCAAACCAAAGAGAACGGGTACAATGCTAGGAGTTTCGAGGATGCATTCATTAACATTAACAAAGAATATATAAAGAATAACAAAAGTAGCTTTAGAGGGCTTCAGCATAAATCACATTTTGATAATGGCCTTGGACCTTATGAATTGGCTGAAAAGTGTATAAAAAAGAAAACACATTTTGCCTTGGACATCCTCTTCCATAGCGATGCAGATTTCAGTAACTGGGAAATTCCCTCTTATATCAAAGAAGGTTTATTATGGTTAAAGAAAGATTAA
- a CDS encoding type IV toxin-antitoxin system AbiEi family antitoxin domain-containing protein: MSIMQKVRERIEQAQPGQLLTYADFQVSDSQLEALAAALSRLTRQGVINRLAKGRYYKPKETVFGKVRPSEKEIIKSLSTSKGKVKGYESGLGLYNQLGLTTQVPREVTLVTRKQRRVASVGKTKIRYVQSPTSFKESDIDKLQILDALRGYKKIPDRNNKKTILILLEYIRKLTERDTSRLIELALDYNPATRALLGALLEQLGYAKEADRLKQSLNPLTKYKLGISESILPNRKDWNII; this comes from the coding sequence ATGAGCATTATGCAGAAAGTCCGGGAAAGAATCGAGCAGGCACAGCCCGGGCAGCTGCTGACTTACGCCGATTTTCAGGTAAGCGACAGCCAGCTGGAGGCCCTGGCAGCGGCACTCAGCCGCCTGACCAGGCAGGGGGTGATCAACCGGCTGGCGAAAGGCCGTTACTACAAGCCAAAGGAAACTGTTTTCGGGAAAGTGAGACCATCCGAAAAAGAGATCATCAAGAGTCTTAGCACCTCCAAAGGCAAAGTCAAAGGTTACGAGAGCGGTTTGGGGCTTTACAACCAGCTGGGTCTGACCACGCAGGTCCCCCGGGAGGTGACGCTGGTGACCCGCAAGCAGCGGCGGGTGGCCAGCGTCGGGAAGACCAAGATCCGTTATGTCCAAAGCCCCACCAGCTTCAAGGAGTCCGACATAGACAAGCTTCAAATCCTGGACGCCCTGCGCGGTTACAAGAAGATTCCGGACCGTAACAACAAAAAGACCATCCTCATTTTACTGGAGTACATCAGGAAGCTGACTGAGCGTGACACATCACGTCTTATAGAGCTGGCGCTGGACTACAACCCAGCTACCCGTGCCCTGCTGGGAGCCCTGCTGGAGCAGCTGGGATATGCTAAGGAGGCAGACAGGCTAAAGCAGTCACTCAACCCGCTGACTAAATACAAACTGGGCATTAGCGAGAGCATTTTGCCCAACAGAAAAGACTGGAATATTATATGA
- a CDS encoding nucleotidyl transferase AbiEii/AbiGii toxin family protein has product MNLHQNPEVFRDAITATAEALQIRDVYVEKDYWVTLVLYRLAHSPYVEQAIFKGGTSLSKAYNLIERFSEDIDLAINADEGMTNNQVMQLIRKISKEITKDMVEVDDPHRTSKGSRFRKTLHDYGASVQGDYGQATDKILVEINSFASPNPHQLMPIKTYISQFMAQRGLLEMIRQYELEPFEVNVVSLERTFTEKVLALVRASYAENPVDELGSKIRHVYDLHAMLKAPAVTAFLHSEDFFEMIQAVQADDARNSEFQGDWAQQPLDACLLFADVRGAWSSLETAYQQEFRSLVYGTLPAPEEVIAVLGTVGARLQVFGGRKS; this is encoded by the coding sequence ATGAACCTGCACCAAAACCCGGAGGTATTCCGGGATGCCATTACGGCCACGGCAGAGGCCTTGCAGATCAGGGATGTGTATGTGGAGAAAGACTACTGGGTGACGCTGGTGCTTTACCGCCTGGCCCACTCCCCCTACGTGGAGCAAGCCATCTTCAAGGGCGGCACCTCCCTATCCAAAGCCTACAACCTGATCGAGCGTTTTTCCGAGGACATCGACCTGGCCATCAACGCCGACGAGGGCATGACAAACAACCAGGTCATGCAGCTGATCCGCAAAATCTCAAAAGAGATCACAAAGGACATGGTTGAAGTAGATGACCCGCACCGGACCAGCAAAGGCTCCCGCTTCCGCAAAACACTGCACGACTACGGAGCCTCCGTGCAGGGAGACTACGGACAAGCAACTGACAAGATTCTGGTCGAGATCAACTCCTTTGCCAGCCCTAATCCACACCAGCTGATGCCGATCAAGACCTATATCAGCCAGTTTATGGCTCAACGTGGTTTGCTGGAAATGATCCGCCAGTACGAGCTAGAGCCTTTTGAGGTAAATGTGGTGAGCCTAGAGCGCACCTTCACAGAGAAAGTACTGGCCCTAGTGCGGGCTTCTTATGCCGAAAACCCAGTAGATGAATTAGGTAGCAAGATCCGCCATGTATATGACCTGCACGCCATGCTGAAAGCACCTGCAGTGACCGCCTTTCTGCACAGCGAGGACTTCTTCGAGATGATCCAAGCTGTACAGGCCGATGATGCCCGCAACAGCGAGTTCCAGGGGGACTGGGCTCAGCAGCCATTGGATGCGTGCCTGCTGTTTGCAGATGTGAGAGGAGCCTGGAGTTCTTTAGAGACGGCCTACCAGCAGGAATTCCGATCCCTCGTGTATGGCACGCTGCCTGCCCCGGAGGAGGTAATTGCCGTCTTGGGAACGGTCGGTGCCCGCCTCCAGGTATTTGGAGGCAGGAAGAGTTAA